DNA sequence from the Streptomyces tsukubensis genome:
CCGGCGGGGGCCTCCGCAGTTCCGGCGGCAGGGGCGGCGAGGCAGTGACGGGGCGCTGGGGGCGGGCCCGGTCGCGGGGACCGCCGCTCCGGCGACCGGAACGGCAGGGCGGAGGAGGGGTGCCGGGTTTCCCCTTGCCGAAGGCACGGCGGGCTGCCGAGAAGCGGCCCCCGGCCTGCGGCCCGGCAACGGCCGGCACCGCGCCGTACGCCTCCGGCGCGGCCACCTGCGACGGGGGCATATGGGCGCCTCCCCGTCATCGCCGCCGTCAGGCCGACCCGTAGACCCGCGCCGGAGGCGTACGGGCGGCCCGGGCGGGCCCTTCGCGGGTCCGGGCCCGTGGGAGGGCCCGGGCGGGCCCTTCGCGGAGCCGGGCCCGGGGGAGCCGGGCGGCCCGGGGGCGGTCAGCCCGGCTGGCCGTACCCCCGAAGGCGCCCGCCCGCCTCCGCCAGCTGCTCCGGTGTGAGGAGCTTCGGCGCGAGCCCGGGGACCGAGGACGCGAGCAGCCAGACCCGGCACATCCACTCCAGCTGTGCCGTGCGGTCGTACGCCTGGTCCAGCGTCGCGCCCACGGCGACCGTGCCGTGGTTCCCCAGCAGGCAGGCCCGGCGGCCGTCGAGCGCCGTGAGCATCCGGGCGGCGAGCTCCTCGGAGCCGTACACCGCATAGGGCGCGACCCGCACCGGTCCGCCGAGGTCGGCCGTCATGTAGTGGACCGGCGGCAGCTCGCTGACGAGCGTGGAGACCGCGGTGGCGTGCGCCGCATGGGTGTGGACGACGGCCCCCACCTCCCGGGAGCGGTGGACCGCCAGGTGGAGCGGCAGTTCGCTGGTCGGCTCCAGGGTTCCGAGGACCCGGCGTCCTTCGAGGTCGACGGCGGTGACGTCACCGTCCGTGAGGCGGTCGTACGGCACTCCGCTCGGGGTGACGAGGACCAGTGGCCCCACCCGGGCCGAGACATTGCCGGAGGTCCCCACGACGAGCCCCTCCGAGGCCGTGCGGCGGGCCGTGGCGACGAGTTGCCGCCAGGTCTGTTCGATGGCGCTGTCGGACGCGTGTGCGGTCGCTCGGGTCATGGGGCGATCCTGTCAGCCGGTCCCCGCGCGGGACAGAAGCCCCGTGATGGATATCACCACAAGATCGGATGAACGGCGCTTTTCCCTCACCGGAGGGGCACCGCACCCGGCATCCAGGCCTCCGGAAGGGCCTCCGCAACCAAAACGGAATGATGAGAACCGCTTGGGGTCACCCCCAGTCCGGCCCCAGTTCACCTTCCGTTCACCCAGGTTACTTACCTTCGGCGAGCCACTGACCTCCAAAGATTGCCTGGGTAAATGGAACACATCACGCTGCTGCTCGCGATTGTGATCGTGACGGCTCTCGTGTTCGATTTCACGAACGGTTTCCACGACACCGCCAACGCGATGGCCACCACCATCTCGACCGGCGCCATGAAGCCCAAGACCGCGGTGGCCATGTCCGCCGTGCTCAACCTCGTCGGCGCGTTCCTGTCCGTGGAGGTCGCCAAGACGATCTCCAGTGGCATCGTCGACGAGGCAGGCATCACCCCAGAAGTCATCTTCGCGGCGCTCGTCGGCGCCATCCTCTGGAATCTGCTGACGTGGCTGGTCGGACTGCCGTCCAGTTCCTCGCACGCCCTCATGGGCGGTCTGATCGGCGCCACCGTCGCTTCCGTCGGCTTCAGCTCGGTCAACGGCGGCACGGTGATCACCAAGGTCCTGATCCCGGCGATCGCGGCGCCGCTGGTCGCGGGCCTGGCCGGTTACCTCGGCACCCGGCTGACGTACCGCATCGGCCGCAACACCGACCAGAAGAGCACCGACAAGGGGTACAAGGCGGGTCAGATCGCCTCCGCGGGCTTGGTCTCCCTGGCCCACGGCACCAACGACGCCCAGAAGACCATGGGTGTCATCACCCTGGCCCTGGTCGCCGGTGACATCCTCGCCCCCGGCTCCAACCCCCCGATGTGGGTCATCGTCTCCGCCGGTGTCGCCATCGCCCTCGGCACGTACCTCGGTGGCTGGCGCATCATCCGCACCATGGGCAAGGGCCTGACCGACCTCCAGCCGCAGCAGGGCTTCGCCGCCCAGACCAGCGCCGCGACGGTCATCCTGGCCTCCTCCAACCTCGGCTTCTCCCTCTCCACCACGCACTCCTGCTCCGGTGCCGTGATGGGCTCGGGTCTCGGCCGCAAGGGCGGTGTGGTCCGCTGGTCCACCGCCACCCGGATGTTCGTCGCCTGGGGTCTGACCCTCCCGGCCGCCGGTCTGGTCGCCGCCGCCTCCGAGTACGTGACCAAGCAGGGCGACTGGGGCGTGGCCGCCGTGGCGGTCTTCCTCGTGGCCTCCTCCGCAGCGATCTGGGTGATCTCCCGCCGCCAGGTCGTCGACCACACCAACGTCAACGACGTCGACGAGCCGGCCGACGCAGAGTCCCCTGGTGTCGTCACCACCGCCATGGCCGCCGTCACCCCGCCGCCGCCCGCCGGCGCCGAGAGCGGCGAACTGAAGGCCACCATCCACTCCTCCCCCTCCGCCGCGTCGTCGGCCCCCGAGACCGGCCCGGCCAGCCCGGCCGCGGTGTAAGGACAGATCAGCATGAAGATCGACTGGGAAGCCCTGGGCTCCGTATTCGGTGTCAGCCTCATCGGCACCGTCGCCCTGGTGGGCCTGTTCTCCCTCGGAGTCATCGCCCTGACCAAGCAGGACGCGGCCG
Encoded proteins:
- a CDS encoding class II aldolase/adducin family protein produces the protein MTRATAHASDSAIEQTWRQLVATARRTASEGLVVGTSGNVSARVGPLVLVTPSGVPYDRLTDGDVTAVDLEGRRVLGTLEPTSELPLHLAVHRSREVGAVVHTHAAHATAVSTLVSELPPVHYMTADLGGPVRVAPYAVYGSEELAARMLTALDGRRACLLGNHGTVAVGATLDQAYDRTAQLEWMCRVWLLASSVPGLAPKLLTPEQLAEAGGRLRGYGQPG
- a CDS encoding inorganic phosphate transporter, whose amino-acid sequence is MEHITLLLAIVIVTALVFDFTNGFHDTANAMATTISTGAMKPKTAVAMSAVLNLVGAFLSVEVAKTISSGIVDEAGITPEVIFAALVGAILWNLLTWLVGLPSSSSHALMGGLIGATVASVGFSSVNGGTVITKVLIPAIAAPLVAGLAGYLGTRLTYRIGRNTDQKSTDKGYKAGQIASAGLVSLAHGTNDAQKTMGVITLALVAGDILAPGSNPPMWVIVSAGVAIALGTYLGGWRIIRTMGKGLTDLQPQQGFAAQTSAATVILASSNLGFSLSTTHSCSGAVMGSGLGRKGGVVRWSTATRMFVAWGLTLPAAGLVAAASEYVTKQGDWGVAAVAVFLVASSAAIWVISRRQVVDHTNVNDVDEPADAESPGVVTTAMAAVTPPPPAGAESGELKATIHSSPSAASSAPETGPASPAAV